A genomic segment from Lutibacter sp. A80 encodes:
- a CDS encoding DUF2249 domain-containing protein has product MKVSQKTKISALIKENKDVIDTIASINSHFKKLKNPLLRRALAPRVTIADAAKIGGVTIEVFLNKLKEIGFQVENSAVETDLTKEISINKTNLVSFDVRAIIAEGKDPFKEIMQKIKLLEKNQTLEIINSFEPIPLINVLKSKGFSTEVKRKDDLVHTYFQKVEEVALHTVESTCTTENNFDDIYKTYIGKMDYVDVRHLEMPEPMTTILEKLETLPNDFCLVVDHKKVPQFLLPELKERNFDIFYNKIDENNIQLLIRKA; this is encoded by the coding sequence ATGAAGGTTTCTCAAAAAACTAAAATATCTGCACTCATTAAAGAAAATAAAGATGTTATAGATACTATTGCATCAATAAATTCGCATTTCAAAAAATTAAAGAACCCTTTATTGCGTCGAGCTTTAGCACCACGAGTTACAATAGCAGATGCTGCTAAAATTGGAGGTGTTACTATTGAAGTATTTTTAAATAAATTAAAAGAAATCGGGTTTCAAGTTGAAAACAGTGCTGTAGAAACTGACTTAACTAAGGAAATTAGTATAAATAAAACAAACTTGGTAAGTTTTGATGTTCGTGCTATTATAGCAGAAGGAAAAGATCCTTTTAAAGAAATAATGCAGAAGATTAAACTGTTAGAAAAAAATCAAACGTTAGAAATTATAAATTCATTTGAGCCTATTCCATTAATTAATGTATTAAAATCTAAAGGATTTAGTACTGAAGTTAAAAGAAAAGATGATTTAGTGCACACCTATTTTCAAAAGGTGGAAGAGGTAGCATTGCATACAGTTGAATCTACTTGTACAACTGAAAATAATTTTGACGATATTTATAAAACGTACATTGGTAAAATGGACTATGTAGATGTGCGTCATTTAGAAATGCCAGAACCAATGACAACCATTTTAGAAAAGTTAGAAACATTACCTAACGATTTTTGTTTGGTAGTAGATCATAAAAAAGTACCTCAATTTTTATTACCTGAATTAAAAGAAAGAAATTTCGATATTTTTTACAATAAAATTGACGAGAATAATATTCAACTATTAATTAGAAAAGCCTAA
- a CDS encoding metal-sulfur cluster assembly factor, protein MNKQEITEFELELLELLKNVMDPEIEINIVDLGLIYELNYDGEAEVNIDLTFSTPSCPLGETIITNIKEIISQKHPSICTNVNVVFEPKWTTANISEEGKQILGL, encoded by the coding sequence ATGAATAAACAAGAAATTACAGAATTTGAATTAGAACTTTTAGAATTATTAAAAAATGTAATGGATCCAGAAATTGAAATTAATATTGTTGATTTAGGTTTAATTTATGAACTAAACTACGATGGAGAAGCAGAGGTAAATATTGATTTAACATTCTCAACACCATCGTGTCCATTAGGTGAAACTATTATTACCAATATTAAAGAAATAATTTCTCAAAAGCACCCTTCAATTTGCACCAATGTAAATGTGGTTTTTGAACCAAAATGGACAACTGCTAATATTTCAGAAGAAGGAAAACAAATTTTAGGGCTTTAA
- a CDS encoding sensor histidine kinase — protein sequence MSVTNYKATSISSKIQEISLRHHIIFWSLYFIFNTFRWGSYFDDYLYSLKTNLIGFPIHMTLSYLNVYVFMPNFIFKKKYLTYIILLVLSLFTMLLVKFNLTYYLVSENVWPEGTEVISKLTLNYSIDMMIGELYVITFVTAIKITMDWLKEHKRVTDLEKTQLETELLFLRTQISPHFFFNTLNNIYSLSLENSKKTPKIILKLSELMRYFLYETKKSKQTLEKEIISIQNYLDLERIRFDNNLEVNMTISGDISNKKIAPMLLLSFIENAFKHGANKNIGKTKIDIDFLIKDDFLYFTISNPIPTTTTQKQHEEKTTGGIGLENVKKRLALGYQKKEYNLNIEQKNNLFIVALKIKLK from the coding sequence ATGTCGGTAACAAATTATAAAGCCACATCAATTTCATCTAAAATTCAAGAAATATCTTTAAGACATCATATAATATTTTGGTCTTTATATTTTATTTTTAACACATTCCGTTGGGGAAGTTATTTTGATGATTACCTATATTCTCTAAAAACAAACCTTATTGGCTTTCCAATACACATGACTTTAAGTTATTTAAATGTATATGTGTTTATGCCTAATTTTATATTTAAAAAAAAATACTTAACCTATATTATTTTACTTGTACTGTCTCTTTTTACCATGTTACTTGTAAAGTTTAATTTAACATATTACTTAGTAAGTGAAAATGTTTGGCCTGAAGGAACCGAAGTTATTAGCAAGTTAACCTTAAATTATTCTATAGATATGATGATTGGTGAGTTGTATGTAATTACGTTTGTTACTGCAATTAAAATTACCATGGATTGGTTAAAGGAACATAAAAGAGTTACGGATTTAGAAAAAACACAGCTAGAAACCGAATTATTATTTTTACGAACTCAAATTTCTCCTCATTTCTTTTTTAATACCTTAAACAATATTTATTCACTTTCTTTAGAAAACTCTAAAAAAACACCAAAAATAATTCTGAAACTATCAGAGTTAATGCGTTATTTTTTATACGAAACAAAAAAAAGTAAGCAAACTTTAGAAAAAGAAATTATTAGCATTCAAAATTATTTAGACTTAGAGCGTATTAGATTTGATAATAATTTAGAAGTAAATATGACTATTTCTGGAGATATATCAAACAAAAAAATTGCTCCAATGCTATTACTTTCCTTTATTGAAAACGCATTTAAACACGGTGCAAACAAAAATATAGGTAAAACTAAAATTGATATTGATTTTTTAATTAAAGATGATTTTCTTTACTTTACAATATCAAACCCAATACCAACTACAACAACACAGAAACAACATGAAGAAAAAACTACAGGTGGAATTGGTTTAGAAAATGTAAAAAAAAGGTTAGCTTTGGGTTATCAAAAAAAAGAATACAATTTAAATATTGAACAAAAAAACAATTTATTTATAGTGGCTCTTAAAATTAAACTAAAATGA
- the murC gene encoding UDP-N-acetylmuramate--L-alanine ligase, with product MNLHFIAIGGSAMHNLALALLQKGYQITGSDDTIFEPSKSRLEKKGLLPKEFGWFPEKITKDLDAIVLGMHAKADNPELLKAKELGVKIYSYPEFLYEQSKDKTRVVIGGSHGKTTITSMILHVLNYHEIEVDYMVGAQLEGFDTMVHLTSENEFMVLEGDEYLSSPIDLRPKFHLYKPNIALLSGIAWDHINVFPTFENYVAQFSIFTDSLINGGIMVYNEEDVEVKKVVENSESPIKKYPYKTPDYKIINGTTFIETAEGEMPLDFFGKHNLQNMAGAKWICQHMGVGEDDFYEAIASFKGASKRLEKIAENDDAVVFKDFAHSPSKVKATTTAVKNQYAERKVIACLELHTYSSLNAEFLKEYEGALDKADVAVVFYSPHAVEIKKMKEVSANQIKTAFNREDIIIYTKPEEFRSYLFNQNLENSALLLMSSGDYGGLDFKKLKELLK from the coding sequence ATGAATTTACATTTTATTGCCATTGGCGGAAGTGCCATGCACAACCTTGCTTTAGCACTATTACAAAAAGGATACCAAATTACTGGAAGTGACGATACTATTTTTGAACCTTCAAAATCTCGTTTAGAAAAAAAAGGGTTATTACCTAAAGAATTTGGTTGGTTTCCAGAAAAAATTACTAAAGATTTAGATGCCATTGTTTTAGGAATGCACGCAAAAGCAGACAATCCAGAGTTGTTGAAAGCTAAAGAATTAGGTGTTAAAATATATTCATATCCCGAATTTTTATATGAACAGAGCAAAGATAAAACACGGGTTGTAATTGGTGGTTCTCATGGTAAAACTACTATAACTTCAATGATATTACACGTATTAAATTATCATGAAATTGAAGTAGATTATATGGTTGGTGCACAGTTAGAAGGTTTTGATACGATGGTGCATTTAACTTCAGAAAATGAATTTATGGTGTTAGAAGGCGACGAATATTTGAGTTCTCCAATAGATTTGCGACCTAAATTTCATTTATACAAACCAAATATTGCGCTTTTGAGCGGTATTGCTTGGGACCATATTAACGTATTTCCAACATTTGAAAACTATGTAGCGCAATTTTCTATTTTTACAGATTCACTAATTAATGGTGGAATTATGGTTTATAATGAAGAAGATGTAGAGGTAAAAAAAGTAGTAGAAAATTCTGAAAGTCCAATTAAAAAATACCCATATAAAACGCCAGATTACAAAATTATTAATGGTACTACCTTTATAGAAACTGCTGAAGGTGAAATGCCGCTTGATTTTTTTGGAAAACATAATTTACAGAATATGGCAGGAGCAAAGTGGATTTGTCAACATATGGGTGTTGGAGAAGACGACTTTTATGAAGCTATCGCTTCATTTAAAGGAGCAAGTAAGCGTTTAGAAAAAATAGCTGAAAATGATGATGCTGTAGTTTTTAAGGATTTTGCACATTCACCAAGTAAAGTGAAAGCCACAACAACTGCTGTTAAAAATCAGTACGCAGAACGTAAAGTTATTGCTTGTTTGGAGCTGCACACCTATAGTAGTTTAAACGCAGAATTTTTAAAAGAATATGAAGGTGCTTTAGATAAAGCGGATGTTGCAGTTGTATTTTATTCTCCACACGCTGTTGAAATTAAAAAAATGAAAGAAGTTTCTGCAAATCAAATTAAAACCGCATTTAACCGAGAAGACATAATTATTTATACAAAACCAGAAGAATTTAGATCTTATTTATTCAATCAAAATTTAGAAAATTCCGCATTATTACTTATGAGTTCAGGTGATTATGGTGGATTGGATTTTAAAAAATTAAAAGAATTATTGAAATAA
- a CDS encoding LytTR family DNA-binding domain-containing protein translates to MKTTCVIIDDEPLAINVIKNHLKEFNDIELVKTFTNAVEALSFFKNNAVDLIFLDINMPLLDGLNFIKSLEKKPLIIITTAHIEYAVESYELDVLDYLVKPIPFPRFVKAINKVSKNLNKQTVNKQQPEKLYFFIKIDKKKMKKIYLDEILVVESLKDYLKITTVDNRFIIHQTLSSFTKQLPQDNFIRIHRSYTIAIDKIDTIEGNSVEIAGVRYPFGRTYCEEVKNKILNLY, encoded by the coding sequence ATGAAAACAACCTGCGTTATAATTGATGATGAACCCCTAGCAATAAATGTTATAAAAAATCATTTAAAAGAATTTAATGATATAGAATTAGTAAAAACTTTTACTAACGCTGTTGAAGCTTTATCTTTTTTTAAAAATAATGCGGTTGATCTTATTTTTTTAGATATAAACATGCCTTTATTGGATGGTTTAAATTTTATAAAATCCCTAGAAAAAAAGCCACTTATAATTATTACCACAGCACATATTGAATATGCTGTAGAATCTTACGAATTAGATGTTTTAGATTATTTGGTAAAACCTATTCCATTTCCAAGATTTGTAAAGGCAATAAACAAAGTTTCTAAAAATTTAAACAAACAAACAGTAAACAAACAACAACCTGAAAAACTATATTTTTTTATCAAAATTGATAAAAAGAAAATGAAAAAAATCTATTTAGATGAAATTTTAGTTGTTGAAAGTTTAAAAGACTATTTAAAAATAACCACTGTTGATAATAGATTTATTATACACCAAACCCTTTCAAGTTTTACCAAACAACTACCTCAAGATAACTTTATACGCATACATAGATCCTATACAATTGCTATTGATAAAATTGATACTATAGAAGGAAATAGCGTTGAAATAGCTGGGGTTAGATATCCTTTTGGAAGAACTTATTGCGAAGAAGTAAAAAATAAAATTTTAAATTTATATTAA
- the trkA gene encoding Trk system potassium transporter TrkA translates to MKIIIAGAGDVGFHLAKLLSFEAQDIYLIDTDIEKLEYASNHIDVITKKGDATSIKLLKEINIDKADIFLAVTESQNTNFTIAVLAKKLGVKKTIARISNHEFTQSSEIDFSEIGIDSMISPGELAADEIKMLLNQSAFNDTIQFENGTLNILGSTLEYNSPLINLTVQEARKKFHDIEFITIAIKPENSNETIIPRGNTVYHAGDQIYFSTPKESIKNLYKLMGKTQFGVKHVMILGGGKIGVKAARNLCDNKFNIKLLEINKTRAKEVAEKLPNALIIKGDGRDVELLEEENISEMDAFIAVTGNSETNIMSCLVAKSKGVKKTIALVENMDYINISQTIGIDTLINKKLLAASAIFKHVRKGDVLKLANLHNVDAEVLEFRVKENSSVTKKLVKDINITKKAVFGGVIRNGVAHMTFGDFQILAGDKAVVFCLPEAIHKVEKLFN, encoded by the coding sequence ATGAAAATTATTATTGCTGGCGCTGGAGATGTTGGATTTCATTTAGCAAAGCTTCTTTCTTTTGAAGCTCAAGATATTTATTTAATTGATACCGATATTGAAAAACTAGAATATGCAAGTAATCATATTGATGTAATTACAAAAAAAGGTGACGCAACTTCAATTAAGCTACTAAAAGAAATTAATATAGATAAAGCCGATATTTTTTTAGCGGTAACAGAATCTCAAAATACAAATTTTACAATTGCTGTTTTAGCAAAAAAATTAGGTGTTAAAAAAACTATTGCCAGAATTTCTAATCACGAATTTACTCAAAGTTCTGAAATAGATTTTTCTGAAATTGGTATAGATAGCATGATTTCTCCTGGGGAATTAGCTGCAGATGAAATTAAAATGCTCCTAAATCAATCTGCTTTTAATGATACTATTCAATTTGAAAATGGTACCTTAAATATTTTAGGAAGCACTCTGGAATATAATTCACCTTTAATTAACCTAACAGTACAAGAAGCTAGAAAAAAATTTCACGATATAGAGTTTATAACCATTGCTATAAAACCAGAAAACAGTAACGAAACAATAATTCCTAGAGGAAATACTGTTTATCATGCTGGCGATCAAATTTATTTTTCAACACCAAAAGAAAGTATAAAAAATCTTTACAAATTAATGGGAAAAACCCAATTTGGAGTAAAACATGTAATGATTTTAGGTGGTGGAAAAATTGGAGTAAAAGCGGCACGAAACTTATGCGATAATAAATTTAATATTAAACTACTTGAAATTAATAAAACACGTGCAAAAGAAGTTGCTGAAAAGCTACCCAATGCATTAATTATTAAAGGAGACGGACGTGATGTTGAGCTTTTAGAAGAAGAAAATATTTCTGAAATGGATGCCTTTATAGCCGTAACAGGAAACTCGGAAACAAATATAATGTCGTGTTTAGTTGCAAAATCTAAAGGGGTTAAAAAAACCATTGCTTTGGTTGAAAACATGGACTATATCAATATTTCACAAACCATTGGTATTGACACCCTTATAAACAAAAAACTATTAGCTGCAAGTGCTATTTTTAAACATGTTAGAAAAGGAGATGTTTTAAAACTAGCCAACTTACATAATGTAGATGCAGAAGTTTTAGAATTTAGAGTAAAAGAAAATTCATCCGTTACAAAAAAACTAGTAAAAGACATAAATATTACCAAAAAAGCTGTTTTTGGTGGTGTTATTAGAAATGGTGTAGCGCATATGACTTTTGGAGATTTTCAAATATTAGCTGGAGACAAAGCAGTTGTTTTCTGCCTACCTGAAGCTATTCATAAAGTAGAAAAATTGTTTAACTAA
- a CDS encoding TrkH family potassium uptake protein, which produces MKGLNLKIIISFLGLTSMLNGAFMLFAVPFSMYYGESEKWGILQAGLLTIFIGFILWFFNRNAKKNLGKKEGYLIVTLGWLMLTITGTLPYVFTNTIPVYTNAFFETISGYSTTGSSILTDIESIPKGILFWRSATHWIGGMGIIVLTVAILPLLGIGGMQLFMAEAPGPSADKMHPRITETAKRLWIIYFILTFTEFFLLKIAGMTWFDAINHAMATMSTGGFSTKNTSVAYYDSSPIIQYIIIIFMFIAGANFVLSYFALKGKIRKVFKSEEFKYYLFGTIIATLLITFLIVNYQDANLQTSLNHTYPWGVTENAFRHAAFSVVSVLTTTGFVSADFTMWNSMVTAIIFSLFFIGGSAGSTSGGIKIVRHVIMIKSSFYEFKKLLHPNAIIPVRYDGASIPKSIIYNILSFFVLYMLIFIGSSLLLTFMGLDFQSAMGAAASSLGNIGPAIGSVSPVDNFAHLTISAKWMCSFLMLIGRLELFTVLILFTPFFWRKC; this is translated from the coding sequence ATGAAAGGTCTTAATTTAAAAATTATTATTAGTTTTTTAGGATTAACTTCTATGTTAAACGGAGCATTTATGCTTTTTGCCGTTCCTTTTAGCATGTATTATGGAGAATCTGAAAAATGGGGAATACTACAAGCAGGATTATTAACTATTTTTATTGGTTTTATCCTATGGTTTTTTAATAGAAATGCAAAAAAAAATCTTGGGAAAAAAGAAGGTTATTTAATTGTTACTTTAGGATGGCTTATGCTAACCATAACAGGAACATTACCCTATGTTTTTACAAACACCATACCGGTTTATACCAACGCTTTTTTTGAAACAATTTCTGGATATTCAACAACAGGGTCTTCTATTTTAACCGATATAGAATCTATACCAAAGGGAATTTTATTTTGGCGTAGTGCAACACATTGGATTGGTGGTATGGGAATTATTGTTTTAACCGTTGCCATATTACCTTTATTAGGAATTGGAGGAATGCAGTTATTTATGGCTGAAGCACCTGGACCCTCAGCTGACAAAATGCATCCTAGAATTACAGAGACAGCAAAAAGACTTTGGATAATTTATTTTATTTTAACCTTCACAGAGTTTTTTCTTTTAAAAATTGCTGGAATGACTTGGTTTGATGCTATAAATCACGCCATGGCAACTATGAGTACTGGTGGTTTTTCAACAAAAAATACAAGTGTTGCTTATTATGATTCTTCACCCATAATCCAGTATATAATTATTATTTTCATGTTTATTGCTGGTGCAAATTTTGTACTCTCCTATTTTGCTCTAAAAGGAAAAATTAGAAAAGTTTTTAAAAGTGAAGAGTTTAAATATTACCTATTCGGAACAATTATAGCGACCCTATTAATTACGTTTTTAATTGTAAACTATCAAGATGCAAATTTACAAACTAGCTTAAACCATACCTACCCTTGGGGTGTAACAGAAAATGCTTTTAGACATGCTGCATTTTCGGTAGTTTCTGTATTAACTACAACCGGTTTTGTTTCTGCCGATTTTACAATGTGGAATTCTATGGTAACTGCCATTATTTTCTCATTATTTTTTATAGGTGGTTCAGCAGGGTCAACAAGTGGTGGAATAAAAATAGTGAGACATGTAATAATGATAAAAAGTAGTTTTTATGAATTTAAAAAATTATTACATCCAAATGCTATAATCCCCGTAAGATACGACGGAGCAAGCATACCTAAATCCATTATTTATAATATATTATCTTTTTTTGTATTATATATGTTAATATTTATTGGAAGTAGCCTATTATTAACCTTTATGGGCTTAGATTTTCAATCAGCTATGGGTGCTGCAGCTTCTTCATTAGGGAATATTGGTCCTGCTATTGGATCAGTAAGTCCTGTAGATAATTTTGCTCATCTAACAATTTCTGCTAAATGGATGTGTTCTTTTTTAATGCTAATTGGTAGGTTAGAATTATTTACTGTACTTATTTTATTTACACCTTTCTTTTGGAGAAAATGTTAA